A single genomic interval of Arthrobacter globiformis harbors:
- the paaK gene encoding phenylacetate--CoA ligase PaaK: MTLHAPEPTLAAHTDAVLDPEETMSRDELETLQLSRLRHTVAYAYDRVPLYKRKFDDAGIHPSDLRELADLGNFPFTTKEDLRQEYPFGMFAVPQSDVARVHASSGTTGRPTVVGYTKQDLADWAKLVARCLRASGVRPGMKVHNAYGYGLFTGGLGAHAGAEALGCTVIPMSGGQTERQIQMIQDFEPDAILATPTYLLTIADAMAHMGIDPTSTSLKYAVLGAEPWTQEMRHELEVTMNIKACDIYGLSEVMGPGVAGECVETQDGSHIWEDHFRPEIIDPFNPAPGKENVLADGEHGELVFTSLTKEALPIIRYRTKDLTRLLPGTARPAHRRMGRITGRSDDMIILRGVNLFPSQIEEIALRIPELSPHFQLELTRPEGQRMDQLTVKIERRDNVTAGQSTTAAHTLREQIKIHVGSSCTVDVVEPGSLERSNGKLRRIYDLRPKG, translated from the coding sequence ATGACCCTCCACGCTCCTGAACCCACTCTCGCCGCGCACACCGACGCCGTGCTCGACCCCGAGGAGACCATGTCCCGGGACGAACTTGAGACGCTTCAGCTCAGCCGGCTCCGGCACACCGTCGCCTACGCCTACGACCGGGTTCCGCTGTACAAGCGCAAGTTCGACGACGCCGGGATCCACCCCTCGGACCTGCGCGAACTCGCGGACCTCGGCAATTTCCCCTTCACCACCAAGGAGGACCTCCGCCAGGAGTACCCCTTCGGCATGTTCGCCGTCCCGCAGAGCGACGTGGCGCGCGTGCACGCCAGCTCGGGCACCACGGGCCGGCCCACCGTCGTCGGGTACACCAAGCAGGACCTGGCCGACTGGGCCAAACTGGTGGCCCGCTGCCTCCGCGCGTCCGGCGTCCGCCCCGGCATGAAGGTCCACAACGCCTACGGCTACGGCCTGTTCACCGGCGGCCTTGGTGCCCACGCCGGTGCCGAAGCCCTCGGCTGCACCGTGATTCCGATGTCCGGCGGGCAAACCGAGCGCCAGATCCAGATGATCCAGGACTTCGAGCCGGACGCCATCCTGGCCACCCCCACCTACCTGCTTACCATCGCGGACGCCATGGCGCACATGGGCATCGACCCCACCTCCACGTCGCTGAAATACGCCGTGCTCGGCGCCGAACCGTGGACGCAGGAGATGCGGCACGAGCTCGAAGTCACCATGAACATCAAGGCCTGCGACATTTACGGGCTGTCCGAAGTCATGGGTCCCGGTGTTGCGGGTGAATGCGTGGAGACCCAAGATGGCAGCCACATCTGGGAGGACCACTTCCGCCCCGAGATCATCGACCCCTTCAACCCCGCTCCGGGCAAGGAAAACGTGCTCGCCGACGGGGAGCACGGAGAACTGGTGTTCACCTCGCTCACCAAGGAAGCCCTGCCGATCATCCGCTACCGCACCAAGGACCTTACCCGCCTGCTTCCCGGCACCGCTCGCCCGGCACACCGCCGGATGGGGCGCATCACCGGCCGCAGCGACGACATGATTATCCTCCGCGGCGTGAACCTCTTCCCGTCCCAAATCGAGGAAATCGCCCTGCGCATCCCCGAGCTCAGCCCGCACTTCCAGCTGGAGCTCACGCGGCCCGAGGGACAGCGCATGGACCAGCTGACCGTGAAGATCGAGCGCCGTGACAATGTCACCGCCGGGCAGAGCACGACGGCGGCCCACACCTTGCGTGAGCAGATCAAGATCCACGTGGGTTCTTCGTGCACCGTTGACGTGGTGGAGCCCGGATCGCTCGAGCGCTCCAACGGCAAGCTGCGTCGGATCTACGACCTGCGGCCGAAGGGATAG
- a CDS encoding DUF427 domain-containing protein, with protein MATKLSDLLFGAFPDLRYQPTSKRVRASIDGSPVVDTLEALLVWEPKRVTPVYAVPEKDLLARLEPPAAEGDGGPDEYPVRLMADAPPALDPRTGFRRHTAVGEELDVVASAFSRPRAAFRPSDPDLAGYVVLDFGAFHWLEDHEEIIGHPRDPFHRVDIRATLRHIEVKLDGVVLADTVGAHLLYETLLPLRYYIPPEDVRLDLLEASPHRTVCPYKGEARYWSYPESARGKNIAWAYDSRFIDAQQIHGLVCFFNERAEVFVDGEPQDHPVTPWS; from the coding sequence ATGGCCACGAAACTGTCGGATCTTCTGTTCGGCGCATTTCCTGATCTCCGGTACCAGCCCACCTCCAAAAGGGTCCGCGCGAGCATTGACGGAAGTCCCGTCGTCGACACGCTCGAAGCCCTGCTGGTCTGGGAACCGAAACGCGTCACTCCGGTTTACGCCGTGCCCGAAAAGGACCTGCTGGCGCGGCTCGAGCCACCCGCCGCTGAGGGGGACGGCGGCCCGGACGAGTATCCGGTCCGCCTCATGGCAGACGCCCCGCCGGCACTGGACCCGCGGACCGGGTTCAGGCGGCACACGGCGGTGGGCGAGGAGCTCGACGTCGTAGCATCCGCGTTCAGCAGGCCGCGGGCAGCGTTCCGGCCCTCGGATCCGGACCTGGCGGGGTACGTCGTGCTGGATTTCGGCGCGTTCCACTGGCTCGAGGACCACGAGGAGATTATCGGTCACCCGCGGGACCCGTTCCACCGCGTGGACATCCGCGCCACCCTGCGGCACATCGAAGTGAAACTCGACGGCGTGGTGCTGGCGGACACCGTCGGGGCCCATCTGCTCTACGAAACGCTGCTTCCCTTGCGCTACTACATCCCGCCCGAGGACGTGCGGCTGGACCTGCTAGAGGCCAGCCCGCACCGCACCGTCTGCCCCTACAAGGGCGAGGCCAGGTACTGGAGCTACCCGGAGTCGGCCCGCGGTAAGAACATCGCCTGGGCCTACGATTCGCGGTTCATCGACGCCCAGCAAATCCACGGCCTGGTCTGCTTTTTCAACGAGCGGGCGGAGGTATTCGTGGACGGCGAGCCGCAGGACCACCCGGTCACCCCTTGGTCCTGA
- a CDS encoding PaaI family thioesterase, which produces MTPEARDAELAATQAPEGPTPGELWKITLGELDEKMGVKIVEESVERVVATMPVEGNRQSFGLLHGGASLAVGEAVGSWAAVIHASTLGKTAVGVDVSATHHRSARTGVITITATPIHLGGTLTTHEVLITNDAGQRLCSMRITNLLLAPRA; this is translated from the coding sequence ATGACGCCGGAAGCCCGCGACGCAGAACTGGCGGCCACCCAAGCACCCGAAGGCCCGACGCCCGGAGAGCTGTGGAAGATCACCCTCGGCGAGCTGGACGAGAAGATGGGCGTGAAAATCGTGGAGGAGTCCGTCGAGCGCGTCGTGGCGACCATGCCGGTGGAGGGAAACCGGCAGTCGTTCGGCCTGCTGCACGGCGGCGCCTCGCTGGCCGTGGGCGAGGCCGTGGGATCGTGGGCGGCGGTGATCCACGCCAGCACGCTGGGCAAGACCGCCGTTGGCGTGGACGTCTCCGCCACGCACCACCGCTCCGCCCGGACCGGCGTCATCACCATTACGGCCACCCCCATCCACCTTGGCGGCACCCTGACCACGCACGAAGTGCTGATCACCAACGACGCCGGGCAGCGGCTCTGCAGCATGCGCATCACCAACCTGCTGCTTGCGCCGAGGGCCTGA
- the paaZ gene encoding phenylacetic acid degradation bifunctional protein PaaZ has product MTTTATAPEATLDTVQTVPSFVQDSWWTPHAGSAASAVPVRDASTGEILAKVSTDGLDLAAVVDYGRTTGQTELGKLTFHQRALKLKELAQYLNARREHFYAFSAQTGATKIDSMIDIDGGIGVLFTFGSKGRRELPNAQVVVDGPMEVLSKDGSFAGEHIYTRIPGVAVQINAFNFPVWGMLEKLAPAFIAGVPTIVKPATPTGYVAAAVVKAIIESNILPKGSLQLISGSVRGLLDVLDYRDLVAFTGSASTAQSLKSHPNVVLGGVRFTSETDSLNAAILGPDAVEGTPEFDAFIKSVVTEITVKAGQKCTAIRRAIVPQELVPAVVSAIGTRVEQRVVLGDPRAEGVTMGALASVEQLADVRAAVQSMLDAGGELAYGTLDSPSVTSADGATGVVEGGAFMSPVVLSWADAEAEPVHSLEAFGPVSSVIGYTDIPDAVRLAARGGGSLVASVCTNDPSVAQELVTGIAAHHGRVLMLNREDARSSTGHGSPVPHLVHGGPGRAGGGEELGGIRSVMHHMQRTAIQGSPNMLTAVTGIWHTGADRNFTVETEGTHPFRKSLESLRIGDAVRSELRQVALEDISAFANSTGDTFYAHTNQAAAEANPFFPGIVAHGYLLLAWAAGLFVEPAPGPVLANYGLESLRFITPVAAGDSIRVTLTAKKITPRETDEYGEVAWDAVLTNQNDEIVATYDVLTLVEK; this is encoded by the coding sequence ATGACCACCACCGCCACTGCCCCCGAGGCCACCCTGGACACCGTGCAAACCGTCCCCAGTTTCGTGCAGGATTCCTGGTGGACTCCCCACGCCGGCTCGGCGGCTTCCGCTGTCCCCGTCCGGGACGCCAGCACAGGGGAGATCCTGGCCAAGGTGAGCACCGACGGGCTGGACCTGGCCGCCGTCGTGGACTACGGCCGCACCACCGGCCAAACGGAACTCGGCAAGCTGACCTTCCACCAGCGTGCCCTCAAGCTCAAGGAGTTGGCACAGTACCTGAACGCGCGCCGTGAGCACTTCTACGCCTTCTCTGCCCAGACCGGCGCCACGAAGATCGACTCGATGATCGACATCGACGGCGGCATCGGCGTGCTGTTCACGTTCGGGTCCAAGGGCCGGCGTGAACTGCCCAACGCCCAGGTGGTGGTGGACGGGCCCATGGAGGTGCTGTCCAAGGACGGATCGTTCGCAGGCGAGCACATCTACACCCGCATTCCCGGCGTCGCGGTGCAGATCAACGCCTTCAACTTTCCGGTCTGGGGCATGCTGGAGAAGCTCGCCCCGGCGTTCATCGCCGGCGTCCCCACCATCGTCAAGCCGGCCACCCCCACGGGCTACGTCGCCGCGGCCGTGGTGAAGGCCATCATCGAATCCAACATTCTGCCCAAGGGTTCACTGCAGCTGATTTCGGGCTCTGTCCGCGGGCTGCTGGACGTGCTGGACTACCGCGACCTCGTGGCCTTCACCGGTTCGGCATCCACCGCGCAGTCCCTGAAGTCCCACCCCAACGTGGTGCTGGGCGGCGTGCGGTTCACGTCCGAGACCGACTCCCTCAACGCCGCCATCCTGGGCCCGGACGCCGTCGAAGGCACGCCGGAATTCGACGCCTTCATCAAGTCCGTAGTCACCGAAATAACCGTCAAGGCCGGGCAGAAGTGCACCGCCATCCGCCGCGCCATCGTGCCGCAGGAGCTGGTGCCCGCCGTCGTTTCCGCCATCGGAACCAGGGTTGAGCAGCGCGTGGTGCTCGGCGATCCGCGCGCCGAGGGCGTCACCATGGGCGCGCTCGCCTCCGTGGAGCAGCTCGCCGATGTCCGCGCCGCCGTGCAGTCCATGCTCGACGCCGGCGGTGAGCTGGCGTACGGAACCCTCGATTCGCCGTCGGTCACCAGCGCGGACGGCGCAACCGGCGTCGTCGAGGGCGGCGCCTTCATGTCTCCCGTGGTGCTCAGCTGGGCTGACGCGGAGGCCGAGCCGGTCCACTCGCTGGAAGCCTTCGGTCCGGTGTCGTCGGTGATCGGGTACACGGACATTCCCGACGCCGTCCGGCTCGCCGCCCGCGGCGGCGGTTCGCTGGTCGCCTCGGTCTGCACTAACGATCCTTCTGTTGCGCAGGAACTGGTCACGGGCATCGCAGCCCACCACGGCCGCGTACTGATGCTGAACCGTGAGGACGCTCGTTCGTCAACAGGCCATGGTTCGCCCGTCCCGCACCTGGTCCACGGCGGACCCGGACGCGCCGGCGGCGGCGAGGAACTGGGCGGTATCCGCTCAGTGATGCACCACATGCAGCGCACCGCCATCCAGGGCTCGCCCAACATGCTCACCGCCGTGACCGGGATCTGGCACACCGGCGCCGACCGCAACTTCACGGTGGAAACCGAGGGCACACACCCGTTCCGCAAGTCGCTGGAGAGCCTGCGCATCGGCGACGCTGTCCGTTCGGAACTGCGGCAGGTGGCACTCGAGGACATCTCCGCGTTCGCCAACTCGACCGGCGACACCTTCTACGCGCACACCAACCAGGCGGCCGCGGAAGCCAACCCGTTCTTCCCGGGCATCGTGGCGCACGGTTACCTGCTGCTGGCCTGGGCTGCCGGGCTGTTCGTTGAGCCCGCCCCGGGTCCGGTCCTAGCCAACTACGGACTGGAGAGCCTGCGGTTCATCACTCCTGTGGCTGCGGGCGACTCCATCCGGGTGACGCTTACGGCCAAAAAGATCACGCCCCGCGAGACCGACGAGTACGGCGAGGTGGCCTGGGACGCCGTCCTCACCAACCAGAACGACGAAATCGTGGCCACCTACGACGTCCTCACCCTCGTGGAGAAGTAG
- a CDS encoding TetR/AcrR family transcriptional regulator, producing the protein MPSTAPSPAAPTKRGRPGYDQQSVLLIAVDVFNRHGYDATSMGILAENLGISKSAIYHHVPSKGDLLKLALDHALGGLEAILEQPGATSGAADARLEFVLRETIAVLVDRLPFVTLLLRLRGNTDIERNAMERRRAFDHKVAELISAARDEGSLRQDIDPRTVTRLLFGTINSIVEWYKPGGSLSPEKLADDVITMAFDGLHAKPGQADN; encoded by the coding sequence ATGCCGAGTACAGCACCCAGCCCAGCAGCACCCACCAAGCGCGGCCGTCCCGGCTACGACCAGCAGTCCGTACTGCTGATCGCCGTCGACGTCTTCAACCGCCACGGCTACGATGCCACATCCATGGGCATCCTCGCCGAAAATCTGGGCATCTCCAAGTCGGCGATCTACCATCATGTGCCCTCAAAGGGGGACCTCCTAAAGCTCGCCCTGGACCACGCGCTCGGCGGGCTGGAAGCCATCCTGGAGCAGCCGGGGGCAACCTCCGGGGCGGCCGATGCGCGGCTGGAGTTCGTGCTGCGCGAAACCATCGCCGTGCTGGTGGACCGGCTGCCCTTCGTCACGCTGCTGCTGCGGCTGCGCGGGAACACGGACATCGAGCGCAACGCCATGGAACGCCGTCGTGCCTTCGACCACAAGGTGGCGGAGCTGATCTCTGCGGCCCGCGACGAGGGGTCACTGCGCCAGGACATCGATCCCCGCACCGTGACCCGCCTCCTGTTCGGAACCATCAACTCGATAGTCGAGTGGTACAAGCCGGGCGGTTCGCTCTCACCGGAAAAGCTGGCCGACGACGTCATCACCATGGCGTTCGACGGCCTGCACGCCAAGCCCGGACAGGCTGACAATTAG
- a CDS encoding VOC family protein: MTLALRTATTILPVDDPDRARGFYAETLGLPHRGKAEDGSDLFGNADGPMLQLMPVTDGKHSEHTALSFEVTDIERTVQDMESKGVRFQDYDLPDMKTDHHICSTDAEKCAWFMDTENNILCVHERLGTQAEYQL, encoded by the coding sequence ATGACCCTAGCACTGAGAACAGCCACAACCATCCTGCCTGTCGATGATCCGGACCGCGCCCGCGGATTTTACGCGGAAACGTTGGGCCTCCCACACCGTGGCAAGGCTGAAGATGGAAGCGATTTATTCGGCAACGCTGACGGCCCCATGCTGCAGCTGATGCCTGTAACGGACGGAAAGCACTCCGAGCACACCGCTTTGAGTTTTGAGGTCACTGACATAGAACGGACCGTCCAGGACATGGAGTCCAAGGGCGTTCGGTTCCAAGACTATGACCTCCCCGATATGAAGACCGATCATCACATCTGTTCAACCGACGCCGAAAAATGCGCCTGGTTCATGGATACCGAGAACAACATCCTCTGCGTCCACGAGAGGCTCGGAACACAGGCTGAATATCAGCTCTGA